From one Candidatus Methanoplasma termitum genomic stretch:
- the gatD gene encoding Glu-tRNA(Gln) amidotransferase subunit GatD has product MSYSVSLSKLLEGIGAKEGSKLSVASKGKTYTGILMPHHDFSGKDIIVLKLSSGYNVGVKVEPGTEIKVLGQQEPRRIKESKEEGKPGLPKISFIGTGGTIASNTDYRTGALHPALSASEIVDIVPGLRDVANISAKMLFSVFSENMSVEHWQKLAEAVASEINGGADAVIILHGTDTMGYTAAALSFMLGDVPKPVVLVGAQRSPDRPSSDAPSNILAAARFCVSGRTAGVFVVMHKGLGDDLFAVHAGTRVRKMHTSRRDAFESINVPPVAIVDENGKIEFKMKGKDVTSEKVVAKTKMERSTILLQYYPGMDPALFEGIMMKSKGIVISGTGLGHVGESMVPLIKKACDNGSVVVITSQCLNGRTNLNVYDTGRDMLTAGAIAVLDMLPETAYVKLMWALANSKNAEGAKKLMMAPIAEEMGDRRFVDE; this is encoded by the coding sequence ATTTCAGCGGCAAAGATATCATCGTACTGAAACTAAGCAGCGGCTACAACGTAGGCGTAAAGGTAGAACCGGGAACTGAAATAAAGGTCCTGGGACAGCAGGAGCCCCGCCGGATAAAGGAAAGCAAAGAGGAGGGCAAACCCGGACTTCCAAAGATATCTTTCATCGGTACAGGCGGCACCATAGCATCTAATACAGATTATAGGACAGGGGCACTGCATCCCGCACTCTCAGCGTCGGAGATCGTTGACATCGTGCCGGGACTAAGAGATGTTGCCAACATCTCGGCAAAGATGCTGTTCTCGGTATTCTCAGAAAATATGAGTGTGGAACATTGGCAGAAACTTGCCGAAGCTGTGGCAAGCGAGATTAACGGCGGCGCAGACGCGGTCATCATACTTCATGGGACGGATACCATGGGATACACAGCCGCCGCACTATCTTTCATGCTCGGAGACGTCCCGAAACCGGTCGTACTCGTCGGAGCGCAGCGTTCTCCGGACAGACCGTCCTCGGACGCTCCGTCCAACATACTCGCTGCGGCAAGGTTCTGCGTCAGCGGAAGGACGGCAGGTGTGTTCGTTGTAATGCATAAAGGTCTCGGGGACGATCTGTTCGCGGTCCATGCGGGAACAAGAGTAAGGAAGATGCACACGTCCAGGCGCGACGCGTTCGAAAGCATTAACGTTCCGCCGGTTGCGATCGTCGACGAGAACGGAAAGATCGAATTCAAAATGAAAGGAAAGGATGTCACTTCGGAGAAGGTTGTCGCAAAGACGAAGATGGAGAGATCGACGATACTCCTGCAATATTATCCCGGTATGGATCCCGCACTCTTTGAAGGGATCATGATGAAGAGCAAAGGTATCGTAATTTCAGGAACAGGCCTCGGGCATGTGGGTGAAAGCATGGTCCCGCTGATAAAGAAGGCCTGCGACAACGGCTCGGTCGTAGTGATAACATCGCAATGCCTGAACGGCCGCACCAATCTCAATGTATACGACACGGGAAGGGACATGCTCACCGCGGGTGCGATAGCGGTACTCGACATGCTCCCCGAAACAGCTTACGTAAAACTCATGTGGGCATTGGCCAACTCAAAGAACGCCGAAGGAGCGAAGAAGCTTATGATGGCCCCTATCGCAGAGGAAATGGGAGACAGGAGGTTCGTCGATGAGTAA